Genomic DNA from Vanrija pseudolonga chromosome 3, complete sequence:
CATCCTTGTCCATGCCGCGTTATACCCCTACTATAGTGGGACCAAGCATAGTGTATTGATGCATTTGTGGCGCATTGTATGCATGCAGCGTGCGGCAAATGCGATATGATTACAGTGCCTACTTTAGCGGGTCAAAGTCGCCCCAGTCAGACTTTGACGCCGGCCCCGACCCCCaggcgggcttgggcgcggcAGTAGGCTGCATTAGGCCTGAAGTCCAGCCTGGTGGTgggcgcgcagcagcgggtGCCGTCGCAGCGGGCTGGAGAGGCTGGCCGTACGACGGCTGTGCGGCTATTGGTGGCGGGAGGGCGGAGAACGAGGGGGCCGCGAAGGACGGCTGCGTGGCctggcggggcggcgagcgggtcggCTGGAGGGGTGCGCCGAAGGACGCATAcgttggcgaggtgggcttgggcgcctGGGGCTGTAGTGAGAGGTTGTAGTTTGGTCCTGACGATGGCTGGGCGGGGCccgcgagcgacggcgagagcggcgcgctcgtggcTCCAAAGGAGCCAAGGCGCTGTGGCTGGACGGGGGCGCCGAacgacggcgtgcgcccCGGCTGGGAGGGGGACGTCGCGCCAAACGACGGCAGGCGCTGCGGCTGTGGCGTGGCCTCGAACACGGACGCGttgaacgacgacgaggggatGGCGCGCGCTTTCAGCTTTCCGCCCGTCGCGCGGGACTGGGACTGCGGTGGCGATGCAGGCGCGACAGGCGCCGAGCTGAGGTTGAGGCCGGGGAAGCTCGACTCGAGGtccggcgtgctcgtgctgtCGCCCCACCCGTCATCGCCCCACGggtcgagcgacgccgacgccgccgcagtcgaagacgacgcgccgccctggccCTTGACTAGTGCCTCAAAGTCGACTTCGCCCGACGCGCCAACCACGCTGTTGAAGTCGAACGGCGTGCCGTCAGTCGTGCCGTTGCTGAAGGCGTTTGTCTGCTCCTCCATTTTGCGTACTTCGCGCAAGTGCTGGCTGTGCTCCTTCTCCACTCGGGCACCGAGCGTCTTGATGACCTGCATGAAGCGGCTGAATTGATCGGCGTTGAGCACTGTATGGGTTAGCAAAGCACTGGCGCCAATAACCCACATGGCCCCATGGACATGGCCCACAGCTGGGGAAGGACGAGCGTGGCGATAGCCTCGAGGCTGACTTTCTGCCCCATCGCCTCCTGGACAGAAAGCGTCGCCATCGTGACAGCGGGCTCCTTGGTCTTGatcttggcgaggaggggcacGAGTTTGGTCGTCAATGTCGTTGCGTCGAGTGTGGCCACCATCGCGCGGAAGCACTCGAGCGTCTGCACCTTGACGGAGAGGATACGGGTGCGGGTGAACAGGATGGCCACCTTGACCAACAGCACGTTCTGCACTGTGCCGTAGTCGAGAATCTCTGTGAGATGAGGGACAGCCTTCAAGACGCGCTCCTGAACTGGCAGGTGCTCGCTCTCGAGTGAGTTGTAGATCAGGGGCATGACAGCCTCGCGGAAGACCTGCGGCGAGGTCTTCTCCTCGAACAGCGTAAGGTTTTCGAGCAgcgctggggtgtgagcgagctgCCGAGACGCTCAATCCCACAACTCACTGAGCATGTTCTGCGGTGGGTCCTTGAGCGCAAACAGCGGCTGAAGCTTGGGAAGCACCGTCGCAAACTCTTCCTTGGACAAGCTCTTCGAGATCTCAAACACGTTCGGAAGGATGAAGGGGAGGAGGTAGGGGTCTTTCATCTCCTCGAGAAGGCTGAGCAGGATTTTGCCCTTTTtcaagcgc
This window encodes:
- the ppk32 gene encoding Protein kinase domain-containing protein ppk32, which gives rise to MLSVASSLFGKSSTLSAYTLHSAGPSPSSSSTALPGIGPSSGRSSPAVPGGPAHAKPFNAGLWKVLAATHKTTGKDVSVWVFEKKVLDGLRSGRDYVVEQLKKEATALSRLRHPDILHMVEPLEESRSELTFVTETVTATLGNLIAAAKSGKGRSDDAGEVDLDEVEIQKGTLQIAKGLGFLHQQAKSVHLNLNPDAILINAKGDWKLSGLQYTTPLQGTDGNPTRAQYPEVDGRLPPQIQWKLDYLAPEYAIDQQLSTANDLYSLGCVLYAVHIGKAPFANRGSLQSLRENADGGLTRREYARGPRWERSSNELKDLLPRLLTRNANGRISLASLATHPFFSSLAISTLNFLDPTTFASKPREEKATFLRGLVRVLPTFSARLKKGKILLSLLEEMKDPYLLPFILPNVFEISKSLSKEEFATVLPKLQPLFALKDPPQNMLTLLENLTLFEEKTSPQVFREAVMPLIYNSLESEHLPVQERVLKAVPHLTEILDYGTVQNVLLVKVAILFTRTRILSVKVQTLECFRAMVATLDATTLTTKLVPLLAKIKTKEPAVTMATLSVQEAMGQKVSLEAIATLVLPQLWAMSMGPLLNADQFSRFMQVIKTLGARVEKEHSQHLREVRKMEEQTNAFSNGTTDGTPFDFNSVVGASGEVDFEALVKGQGGASSSTAAASASLDPWGDDGWGDSTSTPDLESSFPGLNLSSAPVAPASPPQSQSRATGGKLKARAIPSSSFNASVFEATPQPQRLPSFGATSPSQPGRTPSFGAPVQPQRLGSFGATSAPLSPSLAGPAQPSSGPNYNLSLQPQAPKPTSPTYASFGAPLQPTRSPPRQATQPSFAAPSFSALPPPIAAQPSYGQPLQPAATAPAAARPPPGWTSGLMQPTAAPKPAWGSGPASKSDWGDFDPLK